Proteins encoded together in one Stutzerimonas stutzeri window:
- a CDS encoding DUF3087 domain-containing protein, whose translation MVLFEIVPRSPETYRRETRRSTLIVAATFAILAMGLSGLAVALFGEPGGDNLRLNIGGVVAGLALTVALVRLLYWQQPWMASAAYGWRLKRSLMRVTNMMHQVRAGVSAGDPAAIKLLRFYHLGLTQMHQLDGNLTGLSDSVAEIDRHREAMEALGMDIEQNRLESEWLERVGRIEAKR comes from the coding sequence GTGGTGCTATTCGAGATCGTTCCGCGCAGCCCCGAAACCTACCGTCGCGAGACCCGCCGCAGCACGCTGATCGTCGCGGCCACCTTCGCCATTCTGGCCATGGGCCTGTCGGGCCTGGCGGTCGCGCTGTTCGGCGAGCCGGGCGGCGACAACCTGCGGCTGAACATTGGCGGGGTCGTCGCGGGGCTGGCACTGACCGTCGCGCTGGTGCGGCTGCTGTACTGGCAACAGCCGTGGATGGCTTCGGCGGCCTATGGCTGGCGGCTCAAGCGCAGTCTGATGCGGGTGACCAACATGATGCATCAGGTCAGGGCCGGCGTGAGCGCGGGCGATCCCGCGGCAATCAAGCTGCTGCGCTTCTATCATCTTGGGCTGACGCAGATGCACCAGCTCGATGGCAATCTCACCGGGCTCAGTGATTCGGTCGCCGAAATCGACCGTCACCGCGAGGCGATGGAGGCGCTGGGCATGGACATCGAACAGAACCGGCTCGAGTCCGAGTGGCTCGAACGGGTCGGCAGGATCGAGGCGAAACGCTGA
- the mdoH gene encoding glucans biosynthesis glucosyltransferase MdoH translates to MNRMAEGYCDGLALNDVEDPARYRQAAEQGGLLALHDEMSAATTAERGPSRRLLDSVVTRLRMGWGDLFDRAGIIREDHQGRPYLQSTPPIVRTRMVPEPWHTNILRRGWRRLLGRKTPRRTFEPSPQPLDEARWRRVAALRRSALLILMLGQTAFATWQMKAVLPYQGWSLVDLQDVFVQPLAESARQILPYVVQTSILLLFALLFCWVSVGFWTALMGFFQLLRGKDRYSISASSPGNEPIPAEARTALVMPIANEDVPRVFAGLRATYESLKATGELEHFDIFVLSDSNDPDTCVAEQQAWVELCRAVDGFGHIFYRRRRRRVKRKSGNIDDFCRRWGSSYRYMVVLDADSVMSGECLTSLVRLMEANPNAGIIQTAPKASGMDTLYARLQQFATRVYGPLFTAGLNFWQLGESHYWGHNAIIRVKPFIEHCALAPLPGTGSFAGAILSHDFVEAALMRRAGWGVWIAYDLPGSYEELPPNLLDELKRDRRWCHGNLMNFRLFMVRGVHTVHRLVFLTGVMSYLSAPLWFLFLLLSTGLLAIHTLMEPEYFLQPNQLYPLWPRWHPEEAIALFSATMTLLFLPKLLSVLLVCIQGAQAYGGRLRVVLSMLIETLFSVLLAPVRMLFHSVFVTAAFLGWSVQWKSPQRGDDATPWGEALRRHGSQIVIGVLWTALVAWLDAAFLWWLAPIVVSLILSAPVSVITSRTGLGLAARRCKLFLIPEEYAPPTELANTDRYQQQNQANALREGFLVAVVDPLYNALVCAMARARHAKVVPAAEHLREQRLAEVLAAGPAAAKGEAARWRLLNDPDGMALLHRHVWDDPAGANWLARYREEYPQGVPHQAPASAS, encoded by the coding sequence ATGAACCGCATGGCTGAAGGCTATTGCGATGGCCTGGCGCTGAACGACGTCGAGGACCCGGCCAGATACCGGCAGGCCGCGGAGCAGGGCGGTCTGCTCGCCCTGCATGACGAAATGTCCGCCGCGACGACCGCCGAGCGCGGCCCGTCGCGGCGTCTGCTGGACTCCGTGGTGACCCGGCTGCGCATGGGCTGGGGCGATCTGTTCGACCGCGCCGGCATCATCCGTGAGGACCATCAGGGCCGCCCCTATCTGCAATCCACCCCGCCGATCGTTCGCACGCGGATGGTGCCGGAGCCCTGGCACACCAACATCCTACGTCGCGGTTGGCGCCGGCTGCTGGGGCGCAAGACTCCGCGGCGCACCTTCGAACCCAGCCCGCAGCCGCTCGACGAAGCACGCTGGCGGCGCGTCGCGGCGCTGCGGCGCAGCGCATTGCTGATTCTGATGCTCGGCCAGACCGCGTTCGCCACCTGGCAGATGAAGGCGGTGCTGCCGTACCAGGGCTGGTCGCTGGTGGACCTGCAGGACGTTTTCGTGCAGCCGCTGGCCGAATCGGCACGGCAGATCCTGCCCTACGTGGTGCAGACCAGCATCCTGCTGCTGTTCGCGCTGCTGTTCTGCTGGGTATCGGTGGGCTTCTGGACCGCGCTGATGGGCTTCTTCCAGCTGCTGCGTGGCAAGGACCGCTATAGCATCTCGGCCAGCAGTCCGGGCAACGAGCCGATTCCAGCCGAGGCGCGCACCGCGCTGGTGATGCCGATCGCCAACGAGGACGTGCCGCGGGTCTTCGCCGGTCTGCGCGCGACTTACGAGTCGCTCAAGGCCACCGGTGAGCTGGAGCATTTCGATATCTTCGTGCTCAGCGACAGCAACGACCCGGACACCTGTGTCGCCGAGCAGCAGGCCTGGGTCGAGCTGTGTCGCGCGGTGGATGGTTTCGGCCATATCTTCTATCGCCGCCGCCGGCGTCGGGTGAAGCGCAAGAGCGGCAACATCGACGACTTCTGCCGGCGCTGGGGCAGCAGCTACCGCTACATGGTGGTGCTCGATGCCGACAGCGTGATGAGTGGCGAATGTCTGACCAGCCTGGTGCGGCTGATGGAGGCCAACCCCAACGCCGGCATCATCCAGACCGCTCCCAAGGCCTCGGGCATGGACACCCTCTATGCGCGCCTGCAGCAGTTCGCTACCCGCGTTTACGGGCCGCTGTTCACCGCCGGGCTCAATTTCTGGCAGTTGGGCGAGTCGCACTACTGGGGTCACAACGCGATCATCCGGGTCAAACCCTTCATCGAGCATTGTGCGCTGGCGCCGCTGCCCGGCACCGGCTCCTTCGCCGGCGCGATCCTCTCGCACGATTTCGTCGAGGCGGCGCTGATGCGACGTGCCGGCTGGGGCGTGTGGATCGCCTACGATCTGCCGGGCAGTTACGAAGAGCTGCCGCCCAACCTGCTCGACGAGCTCAAGCGCGACCGCCGCTGGTGCCATGGCAACCTGATGAACTTCCGTCTGTTCATGGTGCGCGGCGTGCACACGGTGCATCGTCTGGTGTTTCTGACCGGAGTGATGTCCTACCTGTCGGCGCCGCTGTGGTTCCTCTTCCTGCTGCTGTCCACCGGCCTGCTGGCCATCCATACGCTGATGGAACCGGAGTATTTCCTGCAGCCCAACCAGCTCTATCCATTGTGGCCACGCTGGCATCCGGAGGAGGCTATCGCGCTGTTCTCGGCGACCATGACGCTGCTGTTCCTGCCCAAGCTGCTCAGCGTGCTGCTGGTCTGCATCCAGGGCGCGCAGGCCTATGGCGGTCGGTTGCGGGTGGTGCTGTCGATGCTGATCGAGACGCTGTTTTCGGTGCTGTTGGCGCCGGTGCGCATGCTCTTTCACAGCGTGTTCGTCACCGCGGCATTCCTCGGCTGGTCGGTGCAGTGGAAATCGCCGCAGCGCGGCGATGACGCGACGCCCTGGGGTGAGGCGCTGCGCCGGCATGGTTCGCAGATCGTCATCGGCGTGCTCTGGACGGCACTGGTCGCCTGGCTGGATGCGGCCTTCCTCTGGTGGCTGGCGCCGATCGTGGTGTCGCTGATCCTCTCGGCGCCGGTGTCGGTGATCACCAGCCGTACCGGCCTGGGCCTGGCCGCCCGGCGGTGCAAGCTGTTCCTGATTCCCGAGGAGTACGCGCCGCCTACCGAGCTGGCCAACACCGACCGCTACCAGCAGCAGAATCAGGCGAACGCGCTGCGCGAGGGCTTCCTCGTCGCCGTCGTCGACCCGCTGTACAACGCCCTGGTCTGCGCCATGGCGCGCGCTCGTCACGCCAAGGTGGTGCCGGCCGCGGAGCACCTGCGCGAGCAGCGTCTGGCGGAGGTACTGGCGGCGGGGCCGGCGGCTGCGAAGGGCGAGGCGGCGCGCTGGCGACTGCTCAACGATCCCGATGGCATGGCGTTGCTGCACCGCCATGTGTGGGACGACCCGGCAGGTGCCAACTGGCTGGCGCGCTATCGGGAGGAGTACCCCCAGGGTGTTCCTCACCAGGCGCCGGCCAGCGCGAGCTGA
- a CDS encoding FKBP-type peptidyl-prolyl cis-trans isomerase, with protein MNQELQIEDVHLGEGKAVVKGALITTQYRGTLSDGTEFDSSYTRGKPFQCVIGTGRVIKGWDIGLMGMKVGGKRRLFVPAHLGYGERQIGAHIPPNSDLHFEIELLEVLTRDD; from the coding sequence ATGAACCAGGAACTGCAAATCGAGGACGTGCACCTCGGCGAAGGCAAGGCGGTCGTAAAAGGCGCACTCATCACGACGCAATACCGCGGCACGCTGAGCGACGGCACGGAGTTCGACAGCTCCTACACGCGCGGCAAGCCGTTCCAGTGCGTGATAGGCACCGGGCGCGTGATCAAGGGCTGGGATATCGGCCTGATGGGAATGAAAGTCGGCGGTAAGCGCAGGCTCTTCGTGCCGGCTCATCTGGGCTATGGCGAGCGGCAGATCGGCGCGCACATTCCGCCGAACTCGGACCTTCACTTCGAGATCGAGCTGCTCGAAGTGCTGACCCGGGACGACTGA
- a CDS encoding c-type cytochrome has protein sequence MRTVLATLALSALAVVTGAALVLYSGIIDVGADDPHSAPLHAVLETARERAVAVRARDIEVPPLGSAEQMRSGAGNYAAMCVGCHLAPGVAPTELSQGLYPAPPALAEATRDGDPAATFWVIKHGLKSTGMPAWGRFMEDHYIWSLVAFVEQLPSLTPMEYQALVASSDGHQHGGGETDMHDHSGQHSSQTGDHHGASEQGETDAKVHRHSDGSRHQH, from the coding sequence ATGAGAACAGTCCTGGCGACGCTGGCGCTGAGTGCCCTGGCGGTGGTGACCGGCGCGGCGCTGGTGCTGTACTCCGGCATCATCGACGTCGGCGCTGACGACCCGCACAGCGCACCGCTGCATGCCGTGCTGGAGACGGCCCGCGAACGCGCCGTAGCCGTGCGCGCCCGGGACATCGAGGTGCCGCCGCTGGGCTCGGCGGAACAGATGCGCTCCGGCGCGGGCAACTACGCGGCGATGTGCGTCGGTTGTCACCTGGCGCCGGGCGTCGCGCCAACCGAGCTGAGCCAGGGCCTCTACCCCGCCCCACCAGCGCTGGCCGAAGCTACCCGCGACGGCGACCCGGCCGCGACCTTCTGGGTCATCAAGCATGGGCTCAAATCCACCGGCATGCCGGCGTGGGGCCGATTCATGGAGGACCACTACATCTGGTCGCTGGTCGCCTTTGTCGAGCAGCTGCCGTCGCTCACTCCCATGGAATACCAGGCGCTGGTGGCCTCCAGCGACGGCCACCAGCACGGCGGCGGCGAAACGGACATGCATGATCACAGCGGCCAGCATTCCAGCCAGACCGGCGATCACCACGGCGCTTCCGAGCAGGGCGAGACAGATGCGAAGGTGCATCGGCATTCCGACGGCAGTCGTCACCAGCACTGA
- a CDS encoding GNAT family N-acetyltransferase produces the protein MRRLAIPADQQRVYDIYMHPDVVPYLGFDPMPREAFGKVFEPLFESGSFYVFEEHGQVQGFYKVQRHLGRAAHVAYLGTLAVAPQAKGSGLARRMMQDALDRLAASGIRRVELSVEADNPRAIAFYQRFGFVHEGTQRAAYKRAGEDGYVDELMYGLLLEA, from the coding sequence ATGCGCCGCCTCGCCATACCTGCCGACCAGCAACGGGTCTACGACATCTACATGCACCCGGATGTGGTGCCCTACCTCGGTTTCGACCCCATGCCACGCGAAGCTTTCGGCAAGGTGTTCGAGCCGCTGTTCGAAAGCGGCAGCTTCTACGTGTTCGAGGAGCATGGGCAGGTACAGGGCTTCTACAAGGTGCAGCGGCACCTCGGTCGCGCGGCTCATGTCGCCTACCTGGGCACGCTGGCGGTCGCACCGCAGGCCAAGGGCAGCGGACTGGCCCGACGGATGATGCAGGACGCCCTCGACCGGCTGGCCGCCAGCGGCATCCGCCGCGTTGAGCTCAGCGTGGAGGCCGACAATCCGCGGGCGATCGCCTTCTACCAGCGCTTCGGCTTCGTGCACGAGGGAACGCAGCGGGCGGCCTACAAGCGCGCCGGCGAGGATGGCTATGTCGATGAACTGATGTACGGCCTGCTGCTGGAGGCCTGA
- the wrbA gene encoding NAD(P)H:quinone oxidoreductase, whose product MAKILVLYHSMYGHIETMANAVAEGARRVPGAEVVIKRVPETMPEDAFRNAGGKVDQAADIADPNELPNYDAIIFGTPTRFGNMSGQMRNFLDRTGGLWAKGALHGKVASVFTSTGTGGGQEMTITSTWTTLAHHGMVIVPTGYGISEFFDISETNGGTPYGASTIAGGDGSRQPSEKELAIARFQGEHVAKITSKLAG is encoded by the coding sequence ATGGCGAAGATTCTCGTGCTGTATCACTCGATGTACGGCCATATCGAAACCATGGCCAACGCGGTGGCAGAAGGCGCCCGTCGTGTGCCGGGCGCCGAGGTGGTCATCAAGCGCGTACCGGAGACGATGCCGGAAGATGCCTTCCGCAACGCTGGCGGCAAGGTCGATCAGGCAGCTGATATCGCCGATCCGAACGAATTGCCGAACTACGATGCGATCATCTTCGGCACGCCGACCCGCTTCGGCAACATGTCCGGACAGATGCGCAACTTCCTCGACCGCACCGGCGGCCTGTGGGCCAAGGGCGCACTGCACGGCAAGGTCGCGAGCGTATTCACCTCCACGGGCACCGGTGGCGGGCAGGAAATGACCATCACCTCCACCTGGACCACCCTGGCGCACCACGGCATGGTCATCGTGCCGACCGGCTACGGTATCAGCGAGTTCTTCGACATCTCCGAGACCAACGGTGGCACGCCTTATGGCGCCTCGACCATCGCGGGCGGCGACGGCTCGCGTCAGCCATCGGAGAAGGAACTGGCCATCGCGCGCTTCCAGGGCGAGCATGTGGCGAAGATCACCAGCAAGCTCGCCGGCTGA
- the bglX gene encoding beta-glucosidase BglX, protein MKRLLPFVLLAGAMSPFACAAAPALPLDDRQALIETLLERMTLAEKIGQLRLISIGGDMPRERIVEEIAAGRIGATFNSVTRADNRPMQDAALRSRLGIPIFFAYDVVHGHRTIFPISLALASSWDLDAIALSGRVSAIEASADGLDLTFAPMVDITRDPRWGRTSEGFGEDPYLVSQIAGTLVRAYQGERLSAADSVMASVKHFALYGAVEGGRDYNVVDMSPQRMYQDYLPPYRAAVDAGAGGVMVALNTVNGVPASANRWLLRDLLRDDWGFRGLNISDHGAIDELLRHGVARDGREAARLAIEAGIDLSMHDSLYLQELPGLVERGEVPLELIDQAVGRVLGAKYDLGLFHDPYRRIGRAVDDPAEVNAESRLHREAARQVARESLVLLENRGQTLPLRRDARIALVGPLADSPVDMLGSWSAAGVAAQGVTLRQGLERALGKDGRIIHARGANVTDDAGMIKYLNFLNWDRPEVVQDPRPPQAMIDEAVRAAREADVIVAALGEARGMSHESSSRTSLTLPASQQALLEALVATGKPLVVVLMNGRPLQLGWVREHADALLETWFTGTEGGNAIADVLFGAHNPSGKLPISFPRSVGQIPTYYNHPRLGRPYVEGRPGNYTSQYFEEPNGALYPFGYGLSYTEFELSKPQLSQRELKRGQRLEVSVTVKNSGARAGATVVQLYLQDLVGSSVRPVKELKRFEKIRLEPGETRVVRFTLGEDDLRFHDARLDYVAEPGEFEVQLGLDSRAVQSERFELL, encoded by the coding sequence ATGAAAAGGCTGTTGCCGTTTGTCCTGCTTGCCGGCGCGATGAGTCCGTTCGCCTGCGCGGCGGCGCCGGCCCTGCCGCTGGACGACCGACAGGCACTGATCGAGACCCTGCTCGAGCGCATGACCCTGGCGGAGAAGATCGGCCAGCTGCGGCTGATCAGCATTGGTGGCGACATGCCGCGCGAGCGCATCGTCGAGGAGATCGCGGCCGGCCGCATCGGTGCCACTTTCAATTCGGTGACCCGAGCCGACAACCGCCCCATGCAGGACGCGGCCTTGCGCAGCCGACTGGGCATTCCGATCTTCTTCGCCTATGACGTGGTTCATGGCCATCGCACCATCTTCCCCATCAGCCTGGCCCTGGCTTCAAGCTGGGACCTCGACGCCATCGCCCTGAGCGGTCGGGTTTCGGCCATCGAGGCCAGTGCCGACGGCCTCGATCTGACCTTCGCGCCCATGGTGGACATCACCCGCGACCCGCGCTGGGGGCGGACGTCCGAGGGCTTCGGCGAAGATCCGTACCTGGTCTCGCAGATCGCCGGCACGCTGGTGCGCGCCTATCAGGGCGAGCGCCTGAGCGCCGCGGACAGCGTGATGGCCAGCGTCAAGCACTTCGCCCTGTACGGTGCGGTGGAGGGCGGGCGTGATTACAACGTGGTCGACATGAGCCCGCAGCGCATGTACCAGGATTACCTGCCGCCCTACCGTGCGGCGGTGGACGCCGGCGCCGGTGGCGTGATGGTGGCGCTGAACACCGTCAACGGCGTGCCGGCCAGTGCCAACCGCTGGCTGTTGCGTGACCTGCTGCGCGACGACTGGGGCTTCCGCGGGCTGAACATCAGCGATCACGGCGCCATCGATGAACTGCTGCGCCATGGCGTGGCCCGCGATGGCCGCGAGGCCGCGCGCCTGGCGATCGAGGCCGGCATCGACCTGAGCATGCACGACTCGCTCTATCTGCAGGAGCTGCCCGGCCTGGTCGAACGCGGCGAAGTGCCCCTCGAGCTGATCGACCAGGCGGTCGGCCGTGTGCTCGGCGCCAAGTACGACCTGGGTCTGTTCCATGATCCCTATCGCCGCATCGGCCGGGCGGTGGACGATCCCGCCGAGGTCAACGCCGAAAGCCGCCTGCACCGCGAGGCGGCACGCCAGGTCGCGCGCGAGTCCCTGGTGCTGCTGGAAAACCGCGGGCAGACGCTGCCACTGCGCAGGGATGCACGCATCGCGCTGGTCGGGCCGCTAGCCGATTCCCCCGTCGACATGCTCGGCAGCTGGTCGGCAGCCGGCGTGGCAGCGCAGGGCGTGACGCTGCGCCAGGGCCTCGAACGAGCGCTTGGCAAGGACGGCCGGATCATCCACGCGCGCGGCGCCAATGTTACCGACGATGCCGGCATGATCAAGTACCTGAACTTCCTCAACTGGGACCGCCCGGAGGTGGTCCAGGACCCGCGTCCGCCGCAGGCGATGATCGACGAAGCGGTGCGTGCGGCGCGCGAGGCCGATGTGATCGTCGCGGCTCTGGGCGAGGCCCGTGGCATGTCCCACGAATCGTCCAGCCGGACCAGTCTGACCTTGCCGGCCAGCCAGCAGGCGCTGCTCGAAGCCCTGGTCGCCACCGGCAAGCCACTGGTGGTGGTGCTGATGAATGGTCGCCCGCTGCAGCTGGGGTGGGTCAGGGAGCATGCCGATGCGCTGCTGGAAACCTGGTTCACCGGAACCGAGGGCGGCAATGCCATCGCCGATGTGCTGTTCGGCGCGCACAACCCTTCGGGCAAGTTGCCGATCTCCTTTCCGCGTTCGGTGGGGCAGATTCCCACCTACTACAACCATCCACGGTTGGGCCGCCCCTATGTCGAGGGGCGTCCGGGCAACTACACCTCGCAATATTTCGAAGAGCCCAACGGCGCGCTGTACCCATTCGGCTACGGCCTGAGCTATACCGAGTTCGAACTGTCCAAACCGCAACTTTCCCAGCGCGAATTGAAACGTGGGCAGCGCCTGGAGGTCAGCGTAACGGTAAAGAACAGCGGAGCGCGCGCCGGCGCGACGGTCGTGCAGCTTTATCTGCAGGACTTGGTCGGCTCCAGTGTGCGACCGGTGAAGGAGCTCAAACGCTTCGAAAAGATCCGGCTCGAGCCGGGCGAGACGCGGGTGGTGCGCTTCACTCTGGGCGAGGACGACCTCAGGTTCCACGACGCCCGGCTCGACTACGTGGCCGAGCCAGGTGAATTCGAAGTGCAGCTGGGGCTCGATTCGCGAGCCGTGCAGAGCGAGCGCTTCGAGCTGTTGTAA
- a CDS encoding copper resistance protein B, with product MRIKPLPVAVALSLVTAASQAQQNMDHSGHAGHAAPAAHEHRDHGRTDHGHMDHGSMAHPPGQEPRTPIPAISDADRAAAFPSLPAHHMHQGGTNFLFLADQLEWQDADEGSALAWDISGWVGGDIDRLAFRSEGERTNGHTEEAELQLLWSHAIGPWWETVAGVRQDFKPGSPQTWAAFGVQGMPLFGLETEATAFIGEGGQSALRLEAEYDILLTQRWVLQPTAELNLHGRNDEARGVGAGFSDASLGLRLRYEISRQFAPYVGVTWNRAYGNTADLLRAEGEDVSDTRLVAGIRFWF from the coding sequence ATGCGCATTAAGCCGCTCCCCGTCGCCGTCGCGCTGAGTCTGGTCACGGCGGCGAGTCAGGCGCAGCAGAACATGGACCACTCCGGCCATGCCGGCCATGCTGCGCCGGCAGCGCACGAGCACAGGGATCATGGGCGAACCGATCACGGCCACATGGACCACGGCTCGATGGCGCACCCGCCGGGACAGGAGCCGCGCACGCCCATCCCAGCCATCAGCGATGCGGATCGCGCCGCGGCGTTCCCCAGCCTGCCGGCCCATCACATGCACCAGGGCGGGACGAATTTCCTGTTTCTCGCCGACCAGCTTGAGTGGCAGGACGCCGACGAGGGCAGCGCGCTGGCCTGGGACATTTCCGGTTGGGTCGGTGGCGACATCGACCGTCTGGCGTTCCGCTCGGAGGGCGAGCGTACCAATGGCCACACCGAGGAAGCGGAACTGCAGCTGCTGTGGAGCCACGCCATCGGTCCCTGGTGGGAAACCGTCGCCGGCGTGCGCCAGGACTTCAAACCCGGCTCGCCGCAGACCTGGGCGGCCTTTGGCGTGCAGGGCATGCCGTTGTTCGGCCTGGAAACCGAGGCGACCGCGTTCATCGGCGAAGGCGGCCAGAGCGCACTGCGTCTGGAGGCCGAGTACGACATCCTGCTGACCCAGCGCTGGGTGCTGCAGCCCACTGCCGAGCTCAACCTGCACGGGCGCAACGACGAGGCGCGCGGCGTCGGCGCAGGGTTCAGCGACGCCAGTCTAGGGCTGCGCCTGCGCTACGAGATCAGCCGCCAGTTCGCGCCTTATGTCGGCGTGACCTGGAACCGTGCCTACGGCAACACCGCCGACCTGCTGCGTGCCGAAGGCGAGGATGTCAGCGACACCCGCCTGGTGGCCGGCATCCGCTTCTGGTTCTGA
- a CDS encoding glucan biosynthesis protein G, with product MLAGLAGGLYMLMAGSALAFSLDDVAKQAQELASRGYEEPASNLPEEFRRMAFADYQRLRFDPEHAYWKDADTPFHLQFYHQGMHFDTPVRINEITATDVREIRYDPAMFQFDGVEVDPAALEGLGFAGFKVLYPLNKKDKQDEVMTLLGASYFRIVGKGQWYGLSARGLAIDTALPVGEEFPRFREFWVERPQPDRRNLVIYALLDSPRATGAYRMVLTPGKDSTLDVQARVYLREPVGKLGIAPLTSMYLFGANQPSDSLNFRPQLHDSEGLAIHAGNGEWLWRPLNNPRRLAVSAFSVENPRGFGLMQRTREFNRYEDLDDRYELRPSGWVETRGDWGKGHVELVEIPTPDETNDNIVAFWSPEKQPEPGQPLDLEYRLHFSMDEPSLHDPQLAWAQQTRVSAGDVKQANLIRQADGSTALVVDFVGPVLAKLPEDAPVTTRVSVDDNAELVENNLRYNPVSKGWRMTLRLKVRDPRRPVEMRAALVDGEKTLSETWTYQIPPHE from the coding sequence ATGCTGGCAGGGCTGGCAGGTGGGTTGTACATGCTGATGGCCGGCAGTGCGCTGGCGTTCAGCCTGGATGATGTGGCCAAGCAGGCGCAGGAACTGGCGTCCCGCGGCTATGAGGAACCGGCGAGCAACCTGCCGGAAGAGTTTCGCCGAATGGCCTTTGCCGATTACCAACGGCTGCGCTTCGACCCCGAACATGCCTACTGGAAGGATGCCGATACACCGTTCCACCTGCAGTTCTACCATCAGGGCATGCACTTCGACACGCCGGTACGCATCAACGAGATCACCGCAACGGACGTCCGCGAGATCCGCTATGACCCGGCCATGTTCCAGTTCGACGGCGTCGAGGTCGATCCCGCCGCGCTGGAAGGTCTGGGCTTCGCCGGTTTCAAGGTGCTCTATCCGCTGAACAAGAAGGACAAGCAGGACGAGGTGATGACGCTGCTCGGTGCGAGCTATTTCCGCATCGTTGGCAAGGGCCAGTGGTATGGCCTGTCCGCACGCGGGCTGGCGATCGACACGGCGCTGCCGGTGGGTGAGGAGTTTCCCCGCTTCCGCGAGTTCTGGGTGGAACGGCCGCAGCCCGACCGGCGCAACCTGGTCATCTACGCGCTGCTCGACTCGCCGCGTGCCACCGGCGCCTACCGCATGGTGCTGACGCCGGGCAAGGACAGTACGCTGGACGTGCAGGCCCGGGTGTACCTGCGCGAGCCGGTGGGCAAGCTGGGCATCGCGCCGCTGACCAGCATGTACCTGTTCGGGGCGAACCAGCCCAGCGATTCGCTGAATTTCCGCCCGCAGCTGCACGACTCCGAGGGGCTGGCGATCCACGCCGGCAACGGCGAGTGGCTCTGGCGCCCGCTGAACAACCCGCGTCGCCTGGCGGTCAGCGCGTTCAGCGTGGAGAATCCGCGTGGCTTCGGCCTGATGCAGCGCACCCGGGAGTTCAACCGCTACGAGGACCTGGACGACCGCTACGAGCTGCGCCCGAGTGGCTGGGTGGAGACGCGCGGTGACTGGGGCAAGGGGCATGTCGAGCTGGTGGAGATCCCGACGCCCGACGAAACCAACGACAACATCGTCGCCTTCTGGTCGCCCGAGAAGCAGCCGGAGCCCGGTCAGCCGCTGGACCTGGAGTATCGCCTGCACTTCTCCATGGACGAACCGAGTCTGCACGATCCGCAACTGGCCTGGGCACAGCAGACCCGCGTGTCGGCCGGGGACGTCAAGCAGGCCAACCTGATTCGCCAGGCCGATGGCAGCACCGCTCTGGTGGTGGACTTCGTCGGGCCGGTGCTGGCCAAGCTGCCCGAGGATGCGCCGGTCACCACTCGCGTCAGCGTCGATGACAACGCCGAGCTGGTGGAGAACAACCTGCGCTACAACCCGGTCAGCAAGGGCTGGCGCATGACTCTGCGGCTCAAGGTGCGTGATCCGCGCCGGCCGGTGGAAATGCGTGCGGCGCTGGTCGATGGTGAAAAGACCCTTTCCGAAACCTGGACCTACCAGATTCCTCCCCATGAATAA
- a CDS encoding pirin family protein, producing MIERRPHAELGHARHGWLNARHHFSFADYHDAQRMRWGRLRVWNDDSIAPHSGFEPHGHRDMEIITYVRQGAITHEDSLGNRGRTVAGDVQVMSAGSGIVHSEYNLEDEETRIFQIWIHPQQTGLPPTWGTRRFPSGERAGAFVTLASGLPGDDEALPIRAEARLAAATLEQGQSADYQIAEGRRVYLVPASGQIEVNGVTVSAGDGVAVRDEARLTVRAQENSEVVLVESR from the coding sequence ATGATCGAACGTCGTCCCCATGCAGAACTCGGCCACGCCCGGCACGGGTGGCTGAACGCCCGTCATCACTTTTCCTTTGCCGACTATCACGATGCCCAGCGCATGCGCTGGGGCCGGTTGCGTGTCTGGAACGACGACAGCATCGCCCCGCATTCGGGCTTCGAGCCCCACGGGCATCGCGACATGGAAATCATCACCTACGTGCGCCAGGGCGCGATCACTCACGAAGACAGCCTGGGCAATCGCGGGCGCACCGTTGCCGGCGACGTGCAGGTGATGAGCGCCGGCAGCGGCATCGTCCACAGCGAGTACAACCTGGAAGACGAGGAGACACGCATCTTCCAGATCTGGATTCACCCGCAGCAGACCGGTCTGCCGCCGACCTGGGGCACCCGCAGATTCCCCAGCGGCGAGCGTGCCGGGGCGTTCGTCACCCTGGCCAGCGGCCTGCCGGGCGACGACGAGGCCTTGCCGATTCGTGCCGAGGCCCGTCTGGCAGCGGCTACGCTTGAACAGGGGCAGAGCGCCGATTACCAGATCGCCGAAGGGCGCCGCGTCTACCTGGTGCCCGCGAGCGGGCAGATCGAGGTCAACGGTGTCACCGTCTCCGCCGGGGATGGCGTGGCCGTGCGCGATGAGGCACGGCTGACCGTCCGCGCGCAGGAGAACAGCGAAGTCGTGCTGGTCGAGTCGCGCTGA